A region from the Haloarcula limicola genome encodes:
- a CDS encoding coiled-coil domain-containing protein, with protein sequence MSAIGRRLNLGLLALIVLSVAGTAGATVFYQDATSDLQTQNDRLQEKNSELQSELETARTNLQENRTQLQELRNTLNTRTQDVDQVAKELDRTSKQLNATENQLAETRAELREREDQVDELQSTNRELDEEISSLREERDRLESEVADLESDVETLRSERDQLQEDVEDLEAEIETLEDDVAELEQRVEDLESENSEMESDLETLCSQEENAEKPSCEGY encoded by the coding sequence ATGAGCGCCATCGGCCGGCGGCTGAACCTGGGACTGCTAGCGCTCATCGTCCTCTCCGTCGCCGGGACGGCCGGCGCGACGGTGTTCTATCAGGACGCCACCAGTGACCTGCAGACACAGAACGACCGACTGCAGGAGAAAAACAGCGAACTCCAGTCCGAACTGGAGACGGCGCGGACCAACTTACAGGAAAATCGGACGCAGCTCCAGGAACTGCGCAACACGCTCAACACGCGGACGCAGGACGTCGATCAGGTGGCGAAAGAGCTCGACCGGACGAGCAAACAGTTGAACGCGACCGAGAACCAGCTCGCCGAGACGCGCGCCGAACTGCGCGAGCGGGAGGACCAAGTGGACGAACTCCAGTCGACGAACCGCGAACTCGACGAGGAGATCAGCAGTCTCCGAGAGGAACGAGACCGGCTCGAATCGGAGGTCGCCGACCTCGAAAGTGACGTCGAGACGCTCCGTAGCGAGCGGGACCAGTTACAGGAGGACGTCGAGGACCTCGAAGCCGAGATCGAGACGCTCGAAGACGACGTCGCCGAACTCGAACAGCGGGTCGAGGACTTAGAATCGGAGAATTCCGAGATGGAGAGCGACCTCGAAACGCTCTGTAGCCAGGAAGAGAACGCCGAGAAACCGTCCTGTGAGGGGTACTGA
- a CDS encoding DUF7502 family protein yields the protein MAENTGSETQSETGASRDRMKRALREVRREGWKAAIVYAVVDATLLFLVVNLALSVLSPPSVPSQVAVPSAVLDPVGDALGRSLTGAALPVAALVGIVVGAVAFVAEVWLRVRRPLIERFEAANPPVAEALRTARDAVAADADSRMAARLYEDVLDRLRESSGVALVDLRRVAGTLVVVVLLSVATLQVAAVDLALLGGGPADPAAGGPANQSRNYTGLEDADAVLGERENVSAGDDNLTAQVESTGGDQPVEQSEQFPSSGPSGGGDGSGIDSQQAGFAGSEEIEDAALIREYNLRIREEEEDDQ from the coding sequence GTGGCTGAGAACACTGGTTCCGAGACGCAGTCCGAAACCGGCGCGTCGCGCGATCGGATGAAGCGCGCGCTGCGCGAGGTCCGCCGAGAGGGGTGGAAGGCCGCGATCGTCTACGCCGTCGTCGACGCGACGCTGCTGTTCCTCGTCGTCAATCTGGCGCTCTCGGTGCTCTCCCCGCCGAGCGTTCCGAGTCAGGTCGCGGTTCCGTCGGCGGTCCTCGACCCCGTCGGCGACGCGCTGGGGCGGTCGCTGACCGGCGCGGCGCTGCCGGTCGCGGCGCTGGTCGGCATCGTCGTCGGCGCGGTCGCGTTCGTCGCCGAGGTGTGGCTCCGCGTCCGCCGGCCGCTGATCGAGCGCTTCGAGGCGGCCAATCCACCAGTCGCCGAGGCGCTGCGGACCGCCCGCGACGCCGTCGCGGCCGATGCCGACTCGCGGATGGCCGCCCGGCTCTACGAGGACGTTCTCGACCGGCTCCGAGAGAGCTCCGGGGTCGCGCTGGTGGACCTCCGCCGGGTGGCCGGCACCCTCGTTGTCGTCGTGCTGTTGAGCGTGGCGACGCTGCAGGTGGCGGCCGTCGACCTGGCGCTGCTTGGCGGCGGCCCCGCGGACCCGGCGGCGGGCGGCCCCGCGAACCAGTCGCGGAACTACACCGGGCTGGAGGACGCCGACGCCGTCCTCGGCGAGCGCGAGAACGTCTCGGCCGGCGACGACAACCTGACGGCGCAGGTCGAATCGACGGGCGGCGACCAACCAGTGGAACAGAGCGAGCAGTTCCCGTCGTCGGGGCCGAGCGGCGGCGGCGACGGCAGCGGTATCGACAGTCAACAGGCCGGCTTCGCCGGCTCAGAGGAGATCGAGGACGCGGCGCTCATCCGCGAGTACAACCTCCGCATCCGCGAGGAAGAGGAGGACGACCAATGA
- a CDS encoding AAA family ATPase, with protein MTAYDIDDLQEKLSIARDQIGKRIVGQSDVLEQLLVCILADGNALLESNPGLGKTTMVRTVAEVTDLQFSRIQNTPDLMPSDITGTEIIRESETGRDFVFEKGPVFANVVLADEINRATPKTQAALLEAMQEKQVTAAGETYQLPSPFFILATQNPIDQSGTYTLPEAQTDRFMMKLLVEYPDFEEESRIVDMFTTGAKQVPVEKVLSREEIRAAQEFVRDVPIADDIRDRVVRLVQRTRDADEIDYGASPRASMALVLASKARAFLRGRSHVASEDIEALAAPVLRHRIVLDFRAEREGRTTDDAVADLLAE; from the coding sequence ATGACAGCATACGACATCGACGACCTTCAGGAGAAGCTCAGCATCGCCCGCGACCAGATAGGAAAACGCATCGTCGGCCAGTCCGACGTGCTCGAACAGCTGCTCGTCTGCATCCTCGCGGACGGCAACGCCCTGCTCGAATCGAACCCCGGTCTCGGCAAGACCACGATGGTCCGCACCGTCGCCGAGGTGACGGACCTCCAGTTCTCGCGCATCCAGAACACGCCCGACCTGATGCCCTCGGACATCACGGGCACGGAGATCATCCGCGAGAGCGAGACCGGCCGGGACTTCGTCTTCGAGAAGGGGCCGGTGTTCGCCAACGTCGTGCTGGCCGACGAGATAAACCGGGCGACACCGAAGACGCAGGCGGCGCTGCTCGAAGCGATGCAGGAGAAACAGGTGACCGCCGCCGGCGAGACCTATCAGTTGCCCAGTCCCTTCTTCATCCTCGCCACGCAGAACCCCATCGACCAGTCGGGGACCTACACGCTGCCGGAGGCCCAGACCGACCGCTTCATGATGAAACTGCTCGTCGAGTACCCCGACTTCGAGGAGGAGAGCCGCATCGTCGACATGTTCACCACCGGCGCGAAGCAGGTCCCCGTCGAGAAAGTTCTCTCGCGCGAAGAGATCCGCGCGGCACAGGAGTTCGTCCGCGACGTGCCCATCGCCGACGACATCCGCGACCGCGTCGTCCGGCTGGTCCAGCGAACCCGCGACGCCGACGAGATCGACTACGGCGCGAGCCCGCGGGCGAGCATGGCGCTCGTCCTCGCCTCGAAGGCCCGGGCCTTCCTGCGGGGGCGCTCGCACGTCGCGAGCGAGGATATCGAGGCGCTGGCCGCGCCCGTCCTCCGCCATCGCATCGTGCTCGACTTCCGGGCCGAACGGGAGGGCCGCACCACGGACGACGCTGTCGCGGACCTCCTCGCGGAATGA
- a CDS encoding DUF58 domain-containing protein: protein MTIEPDFLDELARFDAALNRESTALRQGDQRSPRIGEGLTFSDYRRYSPGDDTRLIDWKLFARTEEYFIKQYEAERSLTVHVLVDASASMDFGDGDAHKFEAAARLGLGVAYLTAEENNQFQFGTFRERADRLDAARSNRGELFALIDQLNELSPDGEADFERALADYAGRIGSRSLVVLLSDCLTDPEEIATGVAALARKDVDVLLVQVVAPDERDPPAVGDALFADPESEETRRSYFSGSLAERYRERLDAHVDTVSNRVTELGADHVVVDTGTEFFDAFASVWLQ from the coding sequence ATGACCATCGAGCCGGACTTCCTCGACGAGCTCGCGCGCTTCGACGCGGCGCTGAACCGCGAGTCGACCGCGCTCCGACAGGGCGACCAGCGCTCGCCCCGCATCGGCGAGGGGCTGACCTTCAGCGACTACCGCCGGTACTCGCCGGGCGACGATACGCGGCTCATCGACTGGAAGCTCTTCGCCCGCACGGAGGAGTACTTCATCAAGCAGTACGAGGCCGAGCGGAGCCTCACCGTTCACGTCCTCGTCGACGCCAGCGCGTCGATGGACTTCGGCGACGGCGACGCCCACAAGTTCGAGGCCGCCGCCCGGCTCGGGCTGGGCGTGGCCTACCTCACCGCCGAGGAGAACAACCAGTTCCAGTTCGGGACGTTCCGCGAGCGAGCGGACCGGCTGGACGCCGCCCGGTCGAACCGCGGCGAGCTGTTCGCGCTCATCGACCAGCTCAACGAGCTGTCGCCCGACGGCGAGGCCGACTTCGAGCGCGCGCTGGCCGACTACGCCGGACGGATCGGCTCGCGGTCGCTGGTGGTGCTGTTGAGCGACTGCCTGACCGACCCCGAGGAGATCGCCACCGGCGTCGCCGCCCTCGCTCGCAAGGACGTCGACGTGTTGCTGGTGCAGGTGGTCGCGCCCGACGAGCGCGACCCGCCGGCGGTCGGGGACGCCCTCTTCGCCGACCCCGAGTCCGAGGAGACCCGACGATCGTACTTCAGCGGATCGCTCGCCGAGCGCTATCGGGAGCGCCTCGACGCCCACGTCGACACCGTCTCGAACCGCGTGACGGAGTTGGGCGCGGACCACGTCGTCGTCGATACCGGGACGGAGTTCTTCGACGCCTTCGCCAGCGTCTGGTTGCAGTGA
- a CDS encoding bacterio-opsin activator domain-containing protein, with translation MSVVGEFTIPAAAFALEDALAAVPEMTIESDRLASHSPREVFPFLWARGGSFDRFSRALEGDPTVTSVDLVDEADDVALYRLVWNEDFKELVHEMIDHHAAITEATARDGRWHLRLRFADEGMVSSFQRHFRDTGHEFEVRHLTSPSEPRHRKFGLTPEQYEALVTAAREGYFTIPRTTSVAEVGEALGISANAASQRIRRGCETMIQSGLIVPDTETE, from the coding sequence ATGAGCGTCGTTGGCGAGTTCACCATCCCCGCCGCCGCCTTCGCGCTGGAAGACGCGCTGGCAGCGGTCCCGGAGATGACGATCGAGTCCGACCGGTTGGCATCGCACAGTCCGCGCGAGGTCTTCCCGTTCCTCTGGGCGAGGGGCGGGAGTTTCGACCGGTTCTCGCGAGCACTCGAAGGCGATCCGACCGTCACGTCGGTCGACCTCGTAGACGAGGCGGACGACGTGGCGTTGTATCGTCTGGTGTGGAACGAGGACTTCAAAGAGCTCGTTCACGAGATGATAGACCACCACGCGGCGATCACGGAAGCGACGGCGCGCGACGGCCGGTGGCATCTCCGATTGCGGTTCGCCGACGAGGGCATGGTCTCGTCGTTCCAGCGTCACTTCCGGGACACTGGCCACGAGTTCGAGGTGAGGCACCTCACCTCGCCGTCCGAACCGCGCCACCGCAAGTTCGGGCTGACGCCGGAACAGTACGAGGCGCTCGTGACGGCGGCCCGGGAGGGGTATTTCACGATCCCGCGCACGACGTCCGTGGCGGAGGTCGGTGAGGCGTTGGGTATCTCGGCCAACGCGGCCTCACAGCGGATCCGACGCGGGTGTGAGACGATGATTCAGTCCGGATTGATCGTCCCCGACACCGAGACCGAATGA
- a CDS encoding FxLYD domain-containing protein has protein sequence MNRRKLLKATGATALGAAVTGCLGQDQGDSGGGGEPTNDGDDEVAEGGQDQDSWFNLKGEVSNDTAEQLKFTRVDLAQIAGGDEGSQSGNSSVFGTGNPVAAVNGVLQNTAARPYEDVQVTATLYDQNDPIGQFIDSTEARNKDALYAGNKWQFTIIFEGADIDKATRYTIKADGDLAEEGELGTGPGGNMTSGNATSIEGLNETETNTTGN, from the coding sequence ATGAATCGACGTAAACTGCTGAAGGCGACAGGCGCTACGGCGCTCGGAGCGGCAGTCACCGGCTGTCTCGGCCAAGACCAGGGCGACAGCGGCGGCGGCGGTGAACCCACCAACGACGGCGACGACGAGGTCGCCGAGGGCGGACAGGACCAGGACTCCTGGTTCAACCTCAAGGGCGAGGTAAGCAACGACACCGCCGAGCAACTGAAGTTCACGCGCGTCGACCTCGCGCAGATCGCCGGCGGCGACGAGGGCAGCCAGTCCGGCAACAGCAGCGTCTTCGGCACCGGGAATCCGGTGGCCGCCGTCAACGGCGTGTTGCAGAACACGGCCGCTCGGCCCTACGAGGACGTCCAGGTGACTGCGACCCTCTACGACCAGAACGACCCCATCGGTCAGTTCATCGACAGCACGGAGGCCCGAAACAAGGACGCCCTCTACGCGGGCAACAAGTGGCAGTTCACCATCATCTTCGAAGGCGCGGACATCGACAAAGCGACTCGCTACACCATCAAAGCCGACGGTGACCTCGCCGAGGAGGGCGAACTCGGTACCGGGCCCGGCGGCAACATGACCAGCGGTAACGCCACCTCGATCGAGGGGCTCAACGAGACCGAGACGAACACCACCGGCAACTGA
- the metG gene encoding methionine--tRNA ligase, whose protein sequence is MSHDEFPTDRPAVVTCGLPYANGDLHVGHLRTYVDGDALSRALRRIGQQTAFVCGSDMHGTPVAVNAAEEGVEPREFALRYHETYAETFPQFNVEFDNYGHTDDETNTELTQEFVRSWVENDHVFEKEIEVAWDTEQDQPLPDRFVEGTCPYCGEHARGDECDEGCQRHLEPGEIEDPVSTITGNPAEYRTREHKFLRLSDFQEYLQGFLDRVEGTDNARNQPREWIEGELQDLCITRDMDWGIDYPAKDADDPEDLVLYVWVDAPIEYVASTKQYSERVGADTYDWEDVWKLGGEERHGTDWEGPWTDDGGEIIHVIGRDIIQHHAVFWPSMLRGAGYNEPRSILATGFVGIDGNALSTSRNRAVWADEYLDAGFHPDLFRYYIATGAGLETDVDFSWDRFQERVNGELVGNVGNFIYRSLLFAERNYGGTPETDVSDDVRERIEDALDEFEDAVRAYDVRTLAEVATDLSNYGNEYIQRNEPWNLVDDDPDRAEQVIRDCVQLAKAVAVVMQPVLPGKAERLWGQLNEEGSVADVSLDTALEAPPASFEEPEELFAQVEDDHIEELNEELQERIEEASESEDGDEGTDDEDDAGGDTDEEVAAADLEPLVEERIGFEDFEGVDMRVGEIVSAEPVPDADKLLRLEVDIGHEVRQVVAGLAQLHEVDDLPGTRVILLANMEKADLFGIESNGMVLAAGDEADLLTTHEDAPLGTRVQ, encoded by the coding sequence ATGAGCCACGACGAGTTTCCCACGGACCGTCCGGCGGTGGTGACCTGCGGGTTGCCCTACGCCAACGGCGACCTGCACGTCGGCCACCTGCGGACCTACGTGGACGGCGACGCCCTCTCGCGGGCGCTGCGACGCATCGGCCAACAGACCGCCTTCGTCTGTGGGTCCGACATGCACGGGACGCCCGTCGCCGTCAACGCCGCCGAGGAGGGGGTCGAACCCCGGGAGTTCGCCCTGCGCTATCACGAGACCTACGCCGAGACGTTCCCGCAGTTCAACGTCGAGTTCGACAACTACGGCCACACCGACGACGAGACGAACACCGAACTCACGCAGGAGTTCGTCCGCTCGTGGGTCGAGAACGACCACGTCTTCGAGAAGGAGATCGAGGTCGCGTGGGACACCGAACAGGACCAGCCGCTGCCCGACCGCTTCGTCGAGGGGACCTGCCCGTACTGCGGCGAACACGCCCGCGGCGACGAGTGCGACGAGGGCTGCCAGCGCCACCTCGAACCCGGCGAGATCGAGGACCCCGTCAGTACCATCACGGGCAACCCGGCGGAGTACCGCACCCGCGAGCACAAGTTCCTCCGTCTCTCGGACTTCCAGGAGTATCTGCAGGGCTTCCTCGACCGCGTCGAAGGGACGGACAACGCACGGAACCAGCCCCGCGAGTGGATCGAGGGCGAGTTGCAGGACCTCTGTATCACGCGGGACATGGATTGGGGGATCGATTACCCGGCGAAGGACGCCGATGACCCCGAGGACCTCGTGTTGTACGTCTGGGTCGACGCCCCCATCGAGTACGTCGCCTCGACGAAGCAGTACTCCGAACGGGTCGGCGCGGACACCTACGACTGGGAGGACGTCTGGAAGCTCGGCGGCGAGGAGCGCCACGGCACCGACTGGGAGGGACCGTGGACCGACGACGGCGGCGAGATAATCCACGTCATCGGCCGGGACATCATCCAGCACCACGCCGTCTTCTGGCCGTCGATGCTGCGCGGCGCGGGCTACAACGAGCCCCGCTCGATCCTGGCGACGGGATTCGTCGGCATCGACGGGAACGCCCTCTCCACCTCGCGCAACCGCGCGGTGTGGGCCGACGAGTACCTCGACGCGGGGTTCCATCCCGACCTGTTCCGCTACTACATCGCCACCGGCGCGGGCTTAGAGACCGACGTGGACTTCTCGTGGGACCGCTTCCAGGAGCGGGTCAACGGCGAGCTCGTCGGCAACGTCGGCAACTTCATCTACCGCTCGCTGCTGTTCGCCGAGCGCAACTACGGCGGGACGCCCGAGACGGACGTGAGCGACGACGTGCGCGAGCGCATCGAGGACGCGCTCGACGAGTTCGAGGACGCGGTCAGAGCGTACGACGTTCGCACGCTCGCGGAGGTCGCCACGGACCTCTCGAACTACGGCAACGAGTACATCCAGCGCAACGAGCCGTGGAACCTCGTGGACGACGACCCCGACCGCGCCGAGCAGGTCATCCGCGACTGCGTGCAACTGGCGAAGGCCGTCGCGGTCGTCATGCAACCGGTCCTCCCCGGCAAGGCCGAGCGCCTGTGGGGCCAGCTCAACGAGGAGGGCTCCGTCGCCGACGTGTCCCTCGACACCGCGCTCGAAGCGCCGCCGGCCTCTTTCGAGGAGCCCGAGGAGCTGTTCGCGCAGGTCGAGGACGACCACATCGAGGAGCTCAACGAGGAACTGCAGGAACGGATCGAGGAAGCCAGCGAGAGCGAGGACGGCGACGAGGGGACCGACGACGAGGACGACGCCGGGGGAGACACCGACGAGGAGGTCGCGGCGGCCGACCTCGAACCGCTCGTCGAGGAGCGCATCGGCTTCGAGGACTTCGAGGGCGTCGACATGCGCGTCGGCGAGATCGTCTCGGCGGAGCCGGTCCCGGACGCCGATAAGCTCCTCCGCCTCGAAGTCGACATCGGCCACGAGGTGCGACAGGTCGTGGCCGGCCTCGCCCAGCTCCACGAGGTGGACGACCTGCCCGGCACGCGAGTCATCCTGCTGGCCAACATGGAGAAGGCCGACCTGTTCGGCATCGAGTCGAACGGGATGGTGCTGGCCGCCGGCGACGAGGCGGACCTGCTGACCACCCACGAGGACGCGCCGCTCGGAACGCGGGTACAGTAG
- a CDS encoding YqaA family protein: MVAFLGECGTAGGALGPLEEAVCTATGPTGLGIIAVYSFLIAFILPLPSEVVLVPAETLRLGLSTTGNLAAIILASAFGKALGSLFAFHIGQEAKEYGPLVQRIKDSRFDLIEWSERNTIKIAKEYGYVGLALALCVPFFPDTLSIYAFTVLEEDYLRFGAATFVGSAGRLLVTLGLAGGTLALL, from the coding sequence ATGGTCGCGTTCCTCGGTGAGTGCGGTACGGCAGGCGGTGCCCTCGGCCCCCTGGAGGAGGCCGTCTGTACCGCCACGGGACCGACGGGACTGGGCATCATCGCCGTCTATTCGTTCCTCATCGCGTTCATCCTCCCGCTCCCGAGCGAGGTCGTCCTCGTCCCGGCCGAGACGCTCCGGTTGGGGCTCTCGACGACGGGGAACCTCGCGGCCATCATCCTCGCCAGCGCGTTCGGCAAGGCTCTCGGTAGCCTCTTCGCGTTCCACATCGGGCAGGAGGCGAAGGAGTACGGTCCGCTGGTCCAGCGGATCAAGGACTCGCGGTTCGACCTCATCGAGTGGTCCGAGCGGAATACTATCAAGATAGCCAAGGAGTACGGCTACGTCGGTTTGGCGCTCGCGCTCTGTGTCCCGTTTTTCCCCGATACGCTCTCCATCTACGCCTTCACCGTCCTCGAGGAGGACTATCTGCGCTTCGGCGCGGCGACGTTCGTCGGGAGCGCCGGCCGCCTCCTCGTGACGCTCGGGCTCGCTGGCGGCACGCTGGCGTTGCTGTAG
- the mfnA gene encoding tyrosine decarboxylase MfnA, translating to MVQRAEPQDFDRVLSSMCTVPHPAAREAAERFLATNPGDPGTYETVSELEAEAVESLGEITGLTDPTGYVASGGTEANLQAVRIARNRADTDDPNVVAPVHAHFSFTKAADVLGVELRTAPAEGYRANLEAMAELIDDDTVCVVGVAGSTEYGYVDPIPAIAELAHEADALCHVDAAWGGFYLPFTDHAWHFGHADADTMTIDPHKVGQAAVPAGGLLARDGTLLDELAVETPYLESTSQLTLTGTRSGAGVASAVAAMEALWPAGYREQYERSMENARWLADQLRARGHDVVDPELPLVAADLSVPMTDELRARGWRVSKTGAGEMRVVCMPHVTRSMLRSFVADLDWY from the coding sequence ATGGTCCAGCGGGCCGAGCCACAGGATTTCGACCGCGTCCTCTCCTCGATGTGCACCGTCCCACATCCCGCGGCCCGCGAGGCGGCCGAACGGTTCCTCGCGACGAACCCCGGCGACCCCGGCACCTACGAGACGGTCTCCGAACTCGAAGCCGAGGCCGTCGAGTCTCTCGGGGAGATAACGGGGTTGACGGACCCCACCGGGTACGTCGCTTCCGGGGGCACCGAGGCCAACCTCCAGGCCGTCCGCATCGCCCGCAACCGCGCCGACACCGACGACCCGAACGTCGTCGCGCCGGTCCACGCCCACTTCTCTTTCACCAAGGCCGCGGACGTGCTGGGCGTCGAGTTGCGCACCGCGCCCGCCGAGGGCTACCGCGCGAACCTCGAAGCGATGGCAGAACTGATCGACGACGACACCGTCTGCGTGGTCGGCGTCGCCGGGTCGACCGAGTACGGCTACGTCGATCCGATCCCCGCCATCGCCGAGTTAGCTCACGAGGCCGACGCGCTCTGTCACGTCGACGCGGCGTGGGGCGGCTTCTATCTCCCCTTCACCGACCACGCGTGGCACTTCGGCCACGCCGACGCGGACACGATGACCATCGACCCGCACAAGGTCGGGCAGGCGGCGGTGCCCGCCGGCGGCCTGCTCGCCCGCGACGGGACGCTCCTGGACGAACTGGCCGTCGAGACGCCCTACCTCGAATCGACGAGCCAGCTGACGCTGACCGGGACGCGCTCGGGGGCGGGCGTCGCCTCGGCCGTCGCCGCGATGGAGGCGCTGTGGCCCGCGGGCTACCGCGAGCAATACGAGCGCTCGATGGAGAACGCCCGCTGGCTGGCCGACCAGTTGCGCGCCCGCGGCCACGACGTGGTCGACCCCGAACTGCCGCTCGTGGCGGCGGACCTCTCCGTGCCGATGACCGACGAACTGCGAGCGCGCGGCTGGCGCGTCTCGAAGACCGGCGCCGGCGAGATGCGCGTCGTCTGTATGCCCCACGTCACGCGATCGATGCTCCGCTCCTTCGTCGCGGACTTAGACTGGTACTGA
- a CDS encoding GAF domain-containing protein: protein MSRTVLCVDTEERIESVTEAIESEDNLSAVSVTSAEAAADVLEREPVVCVVTAYELPDGTGMDIVRAIRERAPQTPCVLFTDLPPSEIDTASFEETIVEYLDRGLPDAEDRLGFVTNDVIEHSAQVSFLTPEDEGERLDALAEYDVEELPVRESFERLTDLIASHFDAGVAFVGLIERDQENFLACHGADLDTLTREETICTHSMLEEDVMVVEDITRDKRFSENQYLENLGVRSYAGANMTTDGGHVIGQVCLIDFEPRDYDAEERAELTEFAEVAMETLDLRQALREARARDDAEVPAEPGPDADVATAEADR, encoded by the coding sequence ATGAGTCGAACCGTACTCTGTGTCGACACGGAGGAGCGAATCGAATCCGTGACTGAAGCTATCGAATCTGAGGACAACCTATCCGCGGTATCCGTGACGTCCGCGGAAGCGGCCGCGGACGTCCTCGAACGCGAGCCCGTCGTCTGCGTCGTCACCGCCTACGAACTCCCGGACGGGACCGGGATGGATATCGTACGGGCGATCCGAGAGCGCGCGCCGCAGACGCCCTGCGTGCTCTTCACCGACCTGCCCCCGAGCGAGATCGACACCGCCTCCTTCGAGGAGACCATCGTCGAGTACCTCGACCGCGGCCTGCCGGACGCCGAGGACCGACTCGGGTTCGTCACGAACGACGTCATCGAACACAGCGCGCAGGTCAGCTTCCTGACTCCCGAAGACGAGGGCGAGCGCCTCGACGCCCTCGCCGAGTACGACGTCGAGGAACTCCCGGTCCGGGAGAGCTTCGAGCGGCTGACCGACCTCATCGCCAGTCACTTCGACGCGGGCGTCGCCTTCGTCGGCCTCATCGAACGCGACCAGGAGAATTTCCTCGCGTGCCACGGGGCCGACCTGGACACATTGACCCGCGAGGAGACGATCTGCACCCACAGCATGCTCGAAGAGGACGTGATGGTCGTCGAGGATATCACTCGGGACAAGCGCTTCAGCGAGAACCAGTACCTGGAGAACCTCGGCGTCCGCTCGTACGCCGGCGCGAACATGACCACCGACGGCGGACACGTCATCGGGCAGGTCTGTCTCATCGACTTCGAACCGCGCGACTACGACGCCGAGGAGCGGGCCGAACTGACCGAGTTCGCCGAGGTGGCGATGGAGACGCTCGACCTCCGGCAGGCGCTGCGGGAGGCCAGAGCGCGCGACGACGCCGAGGTCCCCGCCGAGCCCGGTCCGGACGCCGACGTCGCGACCGCGGAGGCGGACCGATGA
- a CDS encoding DUF7504 family protein, translating to MSVSGERFTVGGDLLGPIESGTSLLLTGDDSDALETVFHRLVAPDADERSVVLAADLPGSAVRRSLDGARRRGGSRSYVLTGDGRSGENVETVDDIGDLTRLGMEFSSLVASSQREADRFRTGIFLCSTICAEAEDTRSVYRFLNSSFLTDIRRGEGIGVCAVDTSADIGADVDSTVTGLKTSFAAHVEVERTGPNEAELTVSGLDGADETLTVSL from the coding sequence ATGAGCGTCTCCGGCGAGCGATTCACCGTCGGCGGCGACCTCCTCGGCCCCATCGAGAGCGGCACGAGCCTCCTGCTGACCGGCGACGACAGCGACGCGCTGGAGACGGTGTTCCACCGGTTGGTCGCACCCGACGCCGACGAGCGCAGCGTCGTCCTCGCCGCCGACCTCCCCGGGTCGGCGGTCCGGCGCTCGCTCGACGGTGCCCGCCGACGGGGCGGGTCGCGCTCGTACGTCCTGACCGGCGACGGCCGCAGCGGCGAGAACGTCGAGACCGTCGACGACATCGGCGACCTGACGAGGCTCGGCATGGAGTTCTCCTCGCTGGTCGCTTCCTCGCAGCGGGAAGCGGACCGGTTCCGAACGGGCATCTTCCTCTGTTCGACGATCTGCGCCGAGGCCGAGGACACGCGGTCGGTCTATCGCTTCCTCAACTCCAGCTTCCTGACCGACATCCGACGCGGCGAGGGGATCGGCGTCTGTGCCGTCGACACCAGCGCGGACATCGGCGCGGACGTCGACAGCACCGTCACCGGCCTCAAGACGTCCTTCGCCGCACACGTCGAGGTCGAGCGGACTGGACCGAACGAGGCCGAACTGACGGTCTCGGGACTCGACGGGGCCGACGAGACGCTGACCGTCTCGCTGTAA